The DNA window GTTTTTGAACCTGGGAGGCGGGCCGTCGCACCTGGATACGCTTGATATGAAGCCGGAGGCCCCGGCCGAAACCCGCGGCGAATTCCAGCCGATCCAGTCCCGCATCCCCGGGCTGACCATGTGCGAGCATCTGCCCCAGCTGGCCCAGGCGATTGACCGGATGACGCTGATTCGCGGCATCAGTCATACGTCGGGCGCCCATCCGCAGGGACAGTCGTACATCTCGACCGGGAACCGTCCCACGCCGGCCGTCATTTATCCTTCGCTGGGATCGGTCGCCGGCAAGCAGCGGCCGACGCCCGACGACATCCCGCCGTATGTGGCCATTCCCGCCACCGAGTGGAATTCCGGCTATCTGGGCGACGCCTACGCCCCCTTCAAAACAAACGACACGCCCAAACCGGGCCAGCCGTTCGAAGTTCGCGGCCTGTCGCTGGCCGGCGGTCTTACGCTGGAGAAGGTCAACCGCCGCCAGGCTCTGTTGGCGAAGATCGACCGCACCTTCCGCCAGGCCGAAGCGAACAGCCAGCTGCTCGACGCGCTGGACAAGTTTGGCGACCAGGCCCACAGCATGCTGACCTCGCCCCGCTCCCGGGAAGCGTTCGATGTGAGCCAGGAATCGGCGACAATTCGCGAGCGGTTCACCGGCGACGAATTCAACCAGGGGGTGCTGCTGGGTTGTCGTCTGATCAAATACGGCGTGCGGTTTGTCACCGTCACTTACCAGGGCTGGGATACGCACCTGGAAAACTTCAAAGGGCATGCCCGGCTGTTGCCGCCGCTGGATAATGCTTTGCCGGCGGCGCTCGACATGCTGTCCGCCGAGGGGCTGCTGGACCGGACGCTGGTGGTGGCGATGGGCGAGTTCGGCCGTACCCCCAAGATCAACGTTAATGTAGGACGCGATCATTACCCGCGGGCCAGCTGGGCCCTGATGGCGGGCGGCGGCGTGGCGCCAGGGCAGTTGATCGGCGGCACCGATCCGCACGGCCTGGGTCCCGATGATGCGACCCAGATCAAACCCGACGACCTGGTCGCGTCGATTTATCACGCCCTGGGCATCCATCGTAACACCGAGTTCTATACCCGCACCGGCCGACCCATTATGCTGGTTCCCCAGGGTCGCGTGATGACCGAACTGTTCGGTTAACGGCGACCGCGGCGACGCTTTTCCCCTGGGAAAGTCCGCCGTTTTTTTCGCCAAAAGAACCTCGGTTAGAAACCTATGCGGATTGAAATCCTGGCAGACAAAGAAGCGATCGCCGTCCGGGCGGCGGAACAGATCGCCGAGCAGGCGCGCCAAGCGGTGGCTGCTCGCGGGCAATTCCTGCTGGCGGTGAGCGGAGGCAGCACGCCCTGGGCGATGCTTCGCTGCCTGGCGACGGCGGACGTGCCGTGGGAGCAGACGCACCTGTTCCAGGTTGACGAGCGGGTCGCCCCGGCTGGACATGCCGACCGGAACCTGACCCATCTGCAGGAAAGCCTGGCGGAGGCCCCGTTGCCGGCGGAGCAGATCCATGCCATGCCGGTCGAAGAGGCCGACCTGGAGTTGGCAGCCGCACGTTACGCGGCCACGCTGCGGGAATTGGCCGGCGTTCCGGCGGTGCTGGATCTGGTGCATCTGGGGCTGGGCGACGATGGCCATACGGCGTCGCTGATCCCGGGCGATCCAGTTCTCGACGTGGAACAGACCGACGTCTCTAGCACGGGCGTGTACCAGGGGCGGCGGAGGTTGTCGCTGACCTTTCCCGCCATCAACCGGGCACGCGCAATCTTGTGGCTGCTGGCCGGGGCCGGCAAGGCTCCCATGCTTCGCCGGTTATGCGAAGCCGATCCGAGCATCCCCGCCGGCCGCATTGAGCAGCAGCACGCCCTGCTGCTGGCCGACCAGACCGCCGCCGCGGAGATCGACCCTTCGGGTTTTCAGTAGCACGGGAACACCTGACCGGTCAGGATTACTTGATCGCAGCGCACGCCTTACGCTGAGGCGAAGTGCTGAAAGATCTCGTCCATCGAGGCGTTGAACTGGCCGCGCGTGAAGACTTGCGTGCAGCCGGCCTGCTGGGCCGCTGCCAGTGCTTCGGGGTAGACGTGGGCCCCATAAGCCAGCAGGACGTCTGGCGGGGTCGCCAGGGCTTTCAGCTGGCCGATGTATTCGCTTACCTGCAGCTTCGGGACGGCGAGATCGATGACGACCATCGGCCGTGGTTCTTCGCCCAGCTTCTCCAGCAGTTTGGCCGTGGAGCCGACGACCTGCAGCGGCAGACCCGCCTGTTCCGCGGCCGCCTTGACGGAACTGGTAAACATCAGATCGGCGGATAAAAGGTATCCGTTCATGGCGGTTCTCAAGCGAATCGGAGAAGAAAGGCGACCTGCCTGAAAAAACGGGGAAGCGCCGCCGGCAGACTGTGGCAGCCAGACCTGCTGCATCAGGCCATGCGGGAGGCGTCCTGCCGGGCTTGTTCGATGGCGGGCGTCATGTCGTCGAAGATCCGGCCGGCGCCGTCGTAAAAGATCCGGCCGATGAGCAGGTCGGTCAGGTTGCCAACGTGCTGCATGTTGGTTTTAAGGAAACCGCCAAAGCTGAATTCGTTGGCGTAATACGCTTCGACCAGTTTGCGGATCCAGATCGTGCCGCCGTCGAAGCCTTCGGTCCATTTGCCCAGCTGGGCGCCGGACAGGTCCTGCCGGGCAAAGCCTTCTACAATGGCGTCCGCCGCCAGTTCGCCCGATTTGAGCGCGAAGTACACGCCTGACGAATAGATCGGATCAATAAAGCCGTACGCGTCGCCGATCAGCACCCAGCCGTCGCCGGAGCGTTGCCGCGTGGTGTAGGAAAACTCCTTGGCGACCCGGTGCTTGTCGCACTGCACGGCGTCTTTGAGGCGTTCCTGCAGGCCGGGGCAGATGGCCAGTTCTTCGGCGTAGATTTCCTCCGGCGAGCCGCGTCCATTGAGCAGGTAGTCGCGGTCGGCCACCACGCCGATGCTGGTGATGTTGTTCGACAGCGGAATGAACCAGAACCAGGAGTCCTTGTCCCGCGTGTGCATAATGATGGTGGCGCCGCCGTTTTCGCCCGGATCGCGGATGGCGTTTTCGTAGTACGTCCAGATGGCGATTTTTTTCAGGCTGGGATCTTCGACTTTGAGGCCCAGCTTGTTGGCGATGAGCGACTGCTGGCCGGTTCCGTCGACGACGACCTTGGCGCCCACTTCATGGATCTGCTGATCGGCCGTTTCCAGGCGAACGCCGACCGCCTTGTCGCCGTCAAAGAGCACATCGCGGACGCGGGTCTGGTCGAGGGCTTCGGCGCCTTTTTCGGCGGCGTTCTCGAACAGCATCTGATCAAAGCGGGCCCGCTCGACCTGCCAGGTTTCCACACACTCGCGGGGATCGTGCTGTTTGAAAAAGAACGGCTGCGACTCTTTGCCGGTGGAGGTGACAAACTGCACGCTGACTTTTTTGACGAAGTCGCTCTGTTTCATTTTGTCGAGGACGCCCAGCCGTTCAAAGACCCAGTAGGCCTCGGGCATGAGCGACTCGCCCACATGGAAGCGGGGCAATTTCTCCCGTTCCAGAAGCAGCGTGGAAAGGCCCGCTTCGGCCGTCAGGGCGGCGGCGGAAGAGCCGGCCGGCCCTCCTCCCAGAACGATGCAGTCGTATTCGCTTTTCATCCTTTGGCCTCGACAGGAGTAACCACTTCCAGCAGTTCCACGGCAGGAATTCCGTTGCAGTAAATAAAGGCGGTGCGTCCGTAACAGTGGGTTACCGTGGGGGGCAAAGCAAGCAGGCTGCGCAGTTCTTCGCCCGGTTCGATTTCCCAGAGCGAGAGCAGCATGACCTCGCGGAGGACGTCGTGCTCAATCAAAACCCTGCCCAGCGGTGTTTGCTGGCTTTCAATCTCCTCGCGGACTTCGTCAGGCAGAAAGCTGAAATTCAGCCGGACCAGCCCATATTGCACCACGGCGCCATCGGTTTTTCGCTGCAACAGTATCTTACGCGCATAGTGCGTTCTGGTAATCTGCGTTTCCAGAACTTTGACATCGACCGCGCTCTGGTGGAACGATTCGACCGTGACCGTCATGTGCTCTTCGTGATCGAGCAGACGGCTTTCCGCCGGGGGCAACTCG is part of the Lignipirellula cremea genome and encodes:
- a CDS encoding DUF1501 domain-containing protein, with translation MRAKFCDGLTRRDFMRIGAIGTAGGLSLGLSPWSTAAASEGAEGPPPIADSVLFLNLGGGPSHLDTLDMKPEAPAETRGEFQPIQSRIPGLTMCEHLPQLAQAIDRMTLIRGISHTSGAHPQGQSYISTGNRPTPAVIYPSLGSVAGKQRPTPDDIPPYVAIPATEWNSGYLGDAYAPFKTNDTPKPGQPFEVRGLSLAGGLTLEKVNRRQALLAKIDRTFRQAEANSQLLDALDKFGDQAHSMLTSPRSREAFDVSQESATIRERFTGDEFNQGVLLGCRLIKYGVRFVTVTYQGWDTHLENFKGHARLLPPLDNALPAALDMLSAEGLLDRTLVVAMGEFGRTPKINVNVGRDHYPRASWALMAGGGVAPGQLIGGTDPHGLGPDDATQIKPDDLVASIYHALGIHRNTEFYTRTGRPIMLVPQGRVMTELFG
- a CDS encoding NAD(P)/FAD-dependent oxidoreductase, whose product is MKSEYDCIVLGGGPAGSSAAALTAEAGLSTLLLEREKLPRFHVGESLMPEAYWVFERLGVLDKMKQSDFVKKVSVQFVTSTGKESQPFFFKQHDPRECVETWQVERARFDQMLFENAAEKGAEALDQTRVRDVLFDGDKAVGVRLETADQQIHEVGAKVVVDGTGQQSLIANKLGLKVEDPSLKKIAIWTYYENAIRDPGENGGATIIMHTRDKDSWFWFIPLSNNITSIGVVADRDYLLNGRGSPEEIYAEELAICPGLQERLKDAVQCDKHRVAKEFSYTTRQRSGDGWVLIGDAYGFIDPIYSSGVYFALKSGELAADAIVEGFARQDLSGAQLGKWTEGFDGGTIWIRKLVEAYYANEFSFGGFLKTNMQHVGNLTDLLIGRIFYDGAGRIFDDMTPAIEQARQDASRMA
- the pgl gene encoding 6-phosphogluconolactonase, producing MRIEILADKEAIAVRAAEQIAEQARQAVAARGQFLLAVSGGSTPWAMLRCLATADVPWEQTHLFQVDERVAPAGHADRNLTHLQESLAEAPLPAEQIHAMPVEEADLELAAARYAATLRELAGVPAVLDLVHLGLGDDGHTASLIPGDPVLDVEQTDVSSTGVYQGRRRLSLTFPAINRARAILWLLAGAGKAPMLRRLCEADPSIPAGRIEQQHALLLADQTAAAEIDPSGFQ